Proteins encoded together in one Olsenella timonensis window:
- the purH gene encoding bifunctional phosphoribosylaminoimidazolecarboxamide formyltransferase/IMP cyclohydrolase gives MADTPIKRALVSVTDKTGVVAFVKALEEEFGVEVISTGGTARVLEEAGVHVVPIEQYTGFPEMMDGRVKTLHPKVHGGLLARRDDPAHMAEAAEHGIGMIDLVCVNLYEFEKTVAKPDVTFDDAIEHIDIGGPSMLRSAAKNAASVTVVSDPEDYDEVLEAMRKNDGCTTLELRRYLQLKVYDTTAAYDAAIADYLAERYAEDFPEELDDEAEAPALPEGLDLFLEKVDDLRYGENPQQSAAVYRFAGETGDAFSSASPLVDAEQVQGKPLSYNNYLDADAAWNLVREFDGPACVILKHQNPCGSAVAEDVTSAYDRAFACDPKSAFGGIIACNREVPYELVEHFADENKQFVEVIIAPSYTPEALERMAKRPNLRVLATGGADGHALAELRTVDGGVLVQYVDTVSEDPETFTCPTERKPTPEEMDELMFAWRVCKGVKSNAILVSKGKAGIGMGPGQPNRVDSALLACQRADEACERMGVEKGGYACASDAFFPFRDSVDVLAEHGVTCIIQPGGSKRDDESIEACNEHGIAMVFTGSRHFRH, from the coding sequence ATGGCAGACACACCCATCAAGCGGGCGCTCGTCTCGGTCACGGACAAGACGGGCGTCGTCGCCTTCGTCAAGGCGCTCGAGGAGGAGTTCGGCGTGGAGGTGATCTCCACCGGGGGCACCGCGCGCGTGCTCGAGGAGGCCGGCGTCCACGTGGTCCCCATCGAGCAGTACACGGGCTTCCCGGAGATGATGGACGGTCGCGTGAAGACGCTGCACCCCAAGGTGCACGGCGGCCTGCTCGCCCGCCGCGACGATCCCGCCCACATGGCCGAGGCCGCCGAGCACGGGATCGGCATGATCGACCTCGTCTGCGTGAACCTCTACGAGTTCGAGAAGACCGTGGCCAAGCCTGACGTCACCTTCGACGACGCCATCGAGCACATCGACATCGGCGGCCCCTCCATGCTGCGCTCCGCCGCCAAGAACGCCGCGTCCGTGACCGTGGTCTCCGACCCCGAGGACTACGACGAGGTCCTCGAGGCCATGCGCAAAAACGACGGCTGCACCACGCTCGAGCTGCGCCGCTACCTGCAGCTCAAGGTCTACGACACCACCGCGGCCTATGACGCCGCCATCGCGGATTACCTTGCCGAGCGCTACGCCGAGGACTTCCCCGAGGAGCTCGACGACGAGGCGGAGGCTCCCGCCCTGCCGGAGGGGCTCGACCTCTTCCTGGAGAAGGTCGACGACCTGCGCTACGGCGAGAACCCCCAGCAGAGCGCCGCGGTCTACCGCTTTGCGGGCGAGACGGGCGACGCCTTCTCGTCGGCCAGCCCGCTCGTGGACGCCGAGCAGGTCCAGGGCAAGCCGCTCTCCTACAACAACTACCTGGACGCCGACGCCGCCTGGAACCTCGTGCGCGAGTTCGACGGACCCGCCTGCGTGATCCTCAAGCACCAGAACCCCTGCGGCTCCGCCGTCGCCGAGGACGTCACCAGCGCCTACGACCGCGCCTTCGCGTGCGACCCCAAGAGCGCCTTCGGCGGCATCATCGCCTGCAACCGCGAGGTGCCCTACGAGCTTGTCGAGCACTTCGCCGACGAGAACAAGCAGTTCGTGGAGGTCATCATCGCCCCGAGCTACACCCCCGAGGCCCTCGAGCGCATGGCCAAGCGCCCCAACCTGCGCGTGCTCGCCACGGGCGGCGCCGACGGCCACGCCCTCGCCGAGCTGCGCACCGTTGACGGCGGCGTGCTCGTGCAGTACGTCGACACCGTCTCCGAGGACCCCGAGACCTTCACCTGTCCCACCGAGCGCAAGCCCACGCCCGAGGAGATGGACGAGCTCATGTTCGCCTGGCGCGTCTGCAAGGGCGTGAAGTCCAACGCGATCCTCGTCTCCAAGGGCAAGGCCGGCATCGGCATGGGCCCGGGCCAGCCCAACCGCGTTGACTCCGCGCTTCTCGCCTGCCAGCGCGCCGATGAGGCGTGCGAGCGCATGGGCGTGGAGAAGGGCGGCTACGCCTGTGCCTCCGACGCGTTCTTCCCGTTCCGCGACAGCGTGGACGTGCTCGCCGAGCACGGCGTGACCTGCATCATCCAGCCCGGCGGCTCCAAGCGCGACGACGAGTCCATCGAGGCCTGCAACGAGCACGGCATCGCGATGGTCTTCACCGGCAGCCGCCACTTCCGCCACTGA
- a CDS encoding GNAT family N-acetyltransferase, whose amino-acid sequence MTQTENLAWRPFEPEDFEATAALLGRTWLPDFGEAAQRAASQIELAHYLARSSWSLVVERDGEVLGVVLVAEPGGHPVGGAGWSELEVRLTRAAEKDEELAEAVRVEMDGVREEGELEREYAAGGPMGADAAIKLLLVSPDAKGLGLGGRLFSAAVEHLREAGLPGFHLLTDDSCDVGFYEHKGLTQAMRRRSGAYWPGVEPEKDEFYVYVYEQEL is encoded by the coding sequence ATGACGCAGACTGAGAACTTGGCATGGCGGCCCTTCGAGCCGGAGGACTTCGAGGCGACGGCAGCGCTTCTCGGCCGCACGTGGCTCCCCGACTTTGGCGAGGCGGCGCAGCGGGCGGCGAGCCAGATCGAGCTGGCGCACTACCTCGCACGCTCGAGCTGGTCGCTCGTGGTCGAGCGCGACGGCGAGGTGCTGGGCGTGGTGCTGGTCGCCGAGCCCGGCGGGCACCCCGTCGGCGGCGCCGGCTGGTCCGAGCTCGAGGTGCGCCTGACGCGGGCGGCCGAGAAGGACGAGGAGCTCGCCGAGGCCGTGCGCGTGGAGATGGACGGCGTGCGCGAGGAGGGCGAGCTCGAGCGCGAGTACGCCGCCGGCGGGCCCATGGGCGCGGACGCGGCCATCAAGCTGCTGCTCGTGTCGCCGGACGCGAAGGGGCTGGGCCTGGGCGGCAGGCTCTTCTCGGCCGCCGTCGAGCACCTGCGGGAGGCGGGCCTGCCGGGCTTCCACCTGCTCACCGACGACAGCTGCGACGTGGGCTTCTACGAGCACAAGGGCCTCACGCAGGCCATGCGCCGCCGCTCCGGCGCGTACTGGCCGGGCGTGGAGCCCGAGAAGGACGAGTTCTACGTCTACGTGTACGAGCAGGAGCTGTAG
- the gluQRS gene encoding tRNA glutamyl-Q(34) synthetase GluQRS, with translation MRGRFAPTPSGRMHLGNAFAALVAWLSARSAVGEMVLRVEDLDPRANSRERAELLADDLRWLGLDWDEGPLYQSERGELYDEALGRLAAAGLTYPCFCSRAELHAASAPHASDGTPVYAGTCRGLSADEVARRSATRPPATRLRVPDEDDPAGRVEFCDLAYGARREVLARDCGDFLVRRSDRVVAYQLAVVVDDALMGVTQVVRGRDLLGSCARQIYLHRVLGWEPPAYGHVPLLVAPDGRRLSKREKDLDLGALRAAGVAPERVVGALAAASGLARPGWEGRPGELVDGFSWDRLRREDIVCDEVFLGRLGAKTL, from the coding sequence GTGCGGGGGCGGTTCGCGCCGACGCCCTCGGGCCGGATGCACCTGGGCAACGCCTTCGCCGCGCTGGTGGCATGGCTCTCGGCGCGCTCCGCCGTGGGCGAGATGGTCCTGCGCGTAGAGGACCTGGACCCGCGCGCCAACAGCCGCGAGCGAGCCGAGCTCCTCGCCGATGACCTGCGCTGGCTTGGGCTCGACTGGGACGAGGGCCCCCTCTACCAGAGCGAGAGGGGCGAGCTCTACGACGAGGCCCTCGGGCGGCTCGCGGCGGCGGGGCTCACCTACCCGTGCTTCTGCTCACGCGCCGAGCTTCACGCCGCGAGCGCGCCGCACGCCTCCGACGGCACGCCCGTCTACGCGGGCACGTGTCGGGGCCTCTCCGCGGACGAGGTGGCGCGGCGCTCGGCCACCCGGCCGCCCGCGACGCGCCTGCGCGTGCCGGACGAGGACGACCCCGCGGGGAGGGTCGAGTTCTGTGACCTGGCATACGGGGCGCGCCGCGAGGTGCTCGCGCGCGACTGCGGCGACTTCCTCGTGCGCCGCAGCGACCGCGTGGTGGCCTACCAGCTCGCGGTGGTGGTCGACGACGCCCTCATGGGCGTGACGCAGGTGGTGCGCGGACGCGACCTGCTGGGCTCGTGCGCACGCCAGATCTACCTGCACCGGGTGCTGGGGTGGGAGCCCCCTGCGTACGGGCACGTGCCGCTCCTGGTGGCCCCCGACGGCCGTCGCCTCTCAAAGCGCGAGAAGGACCTCGACCTGGGCGCCCTGCGCGCGGCGGGCGTCGCGCCGGAGCGGGTGGTGGGGGCGCTGGCAGCCGCCTCCGGCCTTGCCCGCCCCGGCTGGGAGGGCCGCCCGGGGGAGCTGGTCGACGGCTTCTCCTGGGACCGGCTGCGACGCGAGGACATCGTCTGCGACGAGGTTTTTCTCGGCAGGCTCGGCGCAAAGACGTTGTGA
- the deoC gene encoding deoxyribose-phosphate aldolase produces MRHTLRDLALMVDHTNLRADATEADLCRLCGEARSHGFRMVAVNSVQSRLCAALLAGSDVHVGAAVSFPLGQTSVAAKVFETRDAIEHGADEVDYVVNLTEVKAGNWGYVTDEMSRVVEVCQEAGVTSKVIFENCLLTRDEKIRLCEVASEVLPSFVKTSTGFSTGGATVEDVRLMRERVDPRVKVKAAGGIRTADAFLAMVAAGAERIGCSASVAIMEELAARMEREGMDHVEL; encoded by the coding sequence ATGCGCCACACGCTTCGCGACCTTGCGCTCATGGTCGACCACACCAACCTCCGCGCGGACGCGACCGAGGCCGACCTGTGCCGGCTCTGTGGCGAGGCGCGATCCCACGGCTTCAGGATGGTCGCCGTCAACTCGGTCCAGTCGCGGCTGTGCGCCGCGCTCCTCGCGGGCAGCGACGTCCACGTCGGGGCCGCCGTCTCGTTCCCGCTCGGGCAGACCTCGGTCGCCGCCAAGGTCTTCGAGACGCGCGACGCGATCGAGCACGGCGCCGACGAGGTCGACTACGTGGTCAACCTCACCGAGGTAAAGGCCGGGAACTGGGGCTACGTCACGGACGAGATGTCGCGCGTCGTGGAGGTGTGCCAAGAGGCAGGCGTCACCTCAAAGGTGATCTTTGAGAACTGCCTGCTCACACGAGACGAGAAGATTCGCCTGTGCGAGGTGGCTAGCGAGGTGCTCCCCTCGTTCGTGAAGACCTCGACGGGCTTCTCGACCGGCGGCGCGACGGTCGAGGACGTGCGGCTCATGCGCGAGCGCGTGGACCCGCGCGTCAAGGTCAAGGCCGCAGGCGGCATCCGCACGGCGGACGCCTTTCTCGCCATGGTCGCGGCGGGCGCGGAGAGGATCGGCTGCAGCGCGAGCGTTGCCATCATGGAGGAGCTCGCCGCGCGCATGGAGCGAGAGGGGATGGACCACGTCGAGCTCTGA